A genomic segment from Takifugu rubripes chromosome 20, fTakRub1.2, whole genome shotgun sequence encodes:
- the LOC105419714 gene encoding uncharacterized protein, giving the protein MLDMAGYFGLNILLWAGIVTLASSPTQPPAAPQCSYTVKPIKFGFRLTIRSSTTAGLYILTLRDQDDMTETTYLSHTTSFYFSNLKPCTNYTHRLALALQHSVIDCNQTVNTTATLQPKMEDFENVEFLPGHICYQSEWDIRSLLTQPNNMQLRDDNTFCIRYDSKDICTNFATNVSTSCGSFSFTKFIDLDSSHITMRPLDVYPAEIEPTFPPNCKNWTVEHVVCSEKGSPHQYKSLKELEPYTDYSCPAVVTRGTVSMWTEDIDIRIDCNLTIYECSKSNVLTNTSMNLHWNLTSSVCKDLFTRFNFSYNCYCDNDVKGSKDVFIKSQQVSCSFSSLDAFKDYTCGINVKYKKFSVLDRVFLYRTEPGNNEIALIRFLVFLIITSGLLILVAYKIYTRRRKRSR; this is encoded by the exons ATGCTGGATATGGCAGGTTATTTTGGTCTGAATATCCTGCTCTGGGCTGGAATCGTCACTTTGGCCTCCT CCCCCacgcagcctcctgcagctccacagt GTTCTTACACTGTGAAGCCCATCAAGTTTGGCTTCAGACTCACCATCAGAAGCTCTACAACTGCTGGATTATACATCCTAACTCTGCGGGACCAGGACGATATGACAGAGACAACATATTTGTCTCATACAACATCTTTTTACTTCTCGAACCTGAAACCCTGCACCAACTACACGCACCGGCTTGCTCTTGCACTTCAACACAGCGTCATCGACTGCAACCAGACTGTAAATACCACAGCTACCCTGCAACCGA AGATGGAAGACTTTGAAAATGTCGAATTCTTACCTGGACACATCTGTTATCAGAGCGAATGGGACATCCGATCTCTCCTAACTCAACCCAACAACATGCAACTGCGCGACGATAACACTTTCTGCATCAGATACGATTCAAAGGACATTTGCACAAATTTCGCAACAAACGTTTCCACAAGCTGTGGTTCGTTTTCCTTCACCAAATTCATCGATCTTG ATTCAAGTCACATAACTATGAGACCTTTAGATGTATATCCTGCAGAAATAGAGCCAACGTTCCCTCCAAACTGTAAAAACTGGACCGTGGAACACGTCGTCTGTTCAG AAAAGGGAAGCCCCCACCAGTATAAGAGCCTGAAAGAGTTGGAGCCCTACACAGACTACAGCTGTCCTGCTGTCGTCACGCGTGGGACCGTCTCCATGTGGACGGAGGACATTGACATCAGGATCGACTGCA ATCTGACAATATATGAATGCAGTAAATCCAATGTTTTAACCAACACCTCCATGAATCTGCACTGGAACTTGACGAGCTCCGTCTGTAAAGACCTTTTTACCCGGTTCAACTTTTCCTACAACTGCTACTGTGACAATGATGTAAAAG GAAGTAAAGATGTTTTTATAAAGTCTCAGCAAGTATCGTGTTCATTTTCTTCCCTTGATGCCTTCAAAGACTACACGTGTGGGATCAACGTCAAATACAAGAAGTTCTCCGTCCTCGACCGGGTGTTTCTTTATAGGACTGAACCTGGAA aCAATGAAATCGCTCTGATCAGGTTTTTGgtcttcctcatcatcacatCTGGGCTTCTGATACTTGTGGCTTATAAGATTTacaccaggaggaggaagaggtccCGGTGA
- the dda1 gene encoding DET1- and DDB1-associated protein 1 encodes MEKADFLKGLPVYNKSNFSRFHADSVCKASNRRPSVYLPTREYPSDQIIVTEKTNILLRYLHQQWDKKNAAKKREQEQGEGDSPAPPRKIARTDSQEMNEDS; translated from the exons ATGGAGAAG GCTGATTTTCTGAAAGGACTTCCTGTCTACAATAAAAGCAACTTCAGCCGGTTTCATGCAGACTCTGTTTGCAAAGCCTCT AATCGGAGACCATCGGTGTACCTTCCAACGCGGGAATACCCCTCTGATCAGA tCATCGTGACAGAGAAAACCAACATCCTTCTGCGTTACCTCCATCAGCAATGGGACAAAAAG AACGCAGCAAAGAAAAGGGAACAGGAACAAGGTGAGGGTGACAGCCCAGCACCCCCAAGGAAGATTGCACGGACAGACAGCCAAGAGATGAACGAGGACTCTTAA
- the abhd8b gene encoding protein ABHD8 produces MITGVLGNLLCCTSKLTNVVVPENSTESTDGFKFLEVKPGRVLRVKHTVPDRAVVEQPTLPEGSFSLKRKIRLYESGQLYIDNLGDAVSGAQKRCQNGDTEPNSMVEVDLTDCSNSSSPVSNPEAQTEPGTAGGDRRNVPAALHVKKSKPKRTVVIDCERKISACKGTHPDVVLFFIHGVGGSLDIWRHQLEFFSKQGYETIAVDLVGHGASSAPQIAAAYTFYALAEDIRLIFRRYARKRNVLIGHSYGVSFCTFLAHEYPEQVHKMVLINGGAPTSLEPSVCSIFNLPSSVLYCLSPLLTWFFLKAGFARQGCRERRMLREHRAFHVPSFVLRSMMSGQYWPEGDEVYHAEIVVPTLLVHGMHDRFVHVEDDQQMTETLLMGFLKVVADGSHMVMIECPDLVNILLHEFVLWEPPPPPPPKKDPKTRPETAKGARAPLDLTIVRPATAERTAKT; encoded by the exons ATGATCACCGGCGTTCTGGGGAATCTATTGTGCTGCACGTCAAAATTAACCAATGTTGTAGTTCCTGAAAACAGCACAGAATCCACTGACGGCTTCAAGTTTCTAGAGGTGAAACCGGGCCGTGTCCTGCGGGTCAAACACACTGTCCCTGACCGGGCCGTGGTGGAGCAACCCACGCTGCCGGAGGGGAGTTTCAGCCTAAAACGAAAGATCAGACTGTACGAAAGCGGACAGCTTTACATCGATAACCTTGGCGACGCTGTGTCGGGAGCACAGAAAAGGTGCCAGAATGGAGACACGGAGCCAAACAGCATGGTGGAGGTTGACCTAACCGACTGTAGCAACTCATCATCACCCGTCAGCAACCCTGAGGCCCAAACTGAGCcgggcacagctggaggagacagaaggaaTGTGCCAGCTGCACTTCACGTAAAAAAGTCAAAGCCCAAAAGGACTGTGGTGATCGACTGTGAGAGGAAGATCTCAGCCTGCAAAGGGACTCATCCAGATGTGGTGCTGTTCTTCATCCATGGAGTCGGAGGCTCACTGGACATCTGGAGACACCAGCTGGAGTTTTTTTCCAAGCAGGGATATGAGACGATTGCTGTGGACCTGGTGGGTCACGGAGCCAGCTCAGCTCCACAGATCGCTGCGGCGTACACCTTTTATGCCCTGGCGGAGGACATCAGACTGATCTTCAGACGATACGCACGCAAAAGGAATGTCCTCATAGGACACTCTTACGG CGTGTCCTTCTGCACCTTCTTGGCCCACGAGTATCCTGAGCAAGTCCACAAGATGGTGCTGATCAACGGAGGTGCCCCCACGTCTCTGGAGCCCAGCGTCTGCTCCATCTTCAACCTGCCCAGCAGTGTCCTTTACTGCCTCTCTCCCCTGCTGACCTGGTTCTTTCTCAA GGCTGGCTTCGCCCGGCAGGGCTGCAGGGAGCGGCGGATGCTCAGAGAACACCGGGCCTTCCACGTGCCGTCCTTTGTGCTGCGTTCCATGATGAGCGGGCAGTACTGGCCCGAGGGGGACGAAGTCTATCACGCTGAGATAGTAGTGCCCACCTTGCTCGTGCACGGCATGCACGACCGATTCGTCCACGTCGAAGACGACCAACAAATGACCGAG ACCCTTCTGATGGGTTTCCTGAAGGTTGTGGCAGATGGCAGCCACATGGTGATGATAGAGTGTCCCGACCTTGTCAACATACTCCTGCACGAGTTTGTCCTTTGGGAgccgccaccccccccacctccgaaGAAGGATCCAAAAACTCGCCCAGAGACCGCCAAAGGTGCTCGAGCTCCGCTGGACCTTACCATCGTCCGCCCGGCAACAGCTGAACGGACGGCAAAAACATAA
- the ptprc gene encoding receptor-type tyrosine-protein phosphatase C precursor (The RefSeq protein has 8 substitutions, 1 frameshift, 1 non-frameshifting indel compared to this genomic sequence) produces the protein MAGYFGLNILLWAGIVTLASSSTTSPALTTHASTVTEANVTLLVAPLTSTHNSSSNLSTNLSLSSTTPAAASETTVSLTTPTTPMALTNISAITSSTNATSDAPTQPPAAPQCSYTLKPIPFGFRLTISNFTTAGLYNLTLQEQDDMTETTYSPDKTSLDILDLKPCTSYRHWLSLTLQHSAIDCNQTVNTTATLQPKMEDFQNVKSSPGSICYQSKWNIRSLLTQPNNMQLRDDDTFCIRYDSKDICTNFTKNVSTSCGSFPFTKFIDLVPSHITMRRLGVYPEKIETTFPPNCKNWTVEHVCSEKGSPHQNKSLTELEPYTDYSCAAVVTRGTVSMWTEDIDIRINCNLLIYECSKSNVLTNTSMNLHWNLTSSVCKDLFTRFNFSYNCYCDNPVKGSKDVPLKSQQVSCSFSALDAFEDYTCGINVKYKKFSVLDRVFLYRTEPGIPERPPQLHLDVHEHNQITVKVDKISRFNGPSKFYIVRLYEGKTHKETRNGTKPSFVFKDLSYSTEYTVQASTFNGHFESSPHTRTTSTFYNEPALINFLIFLIIVTSVALILVAYKIYVLKRKRSRDTSESMILIPKTNDEEKLIFVEPLTSETLLDAYKRKIADEGRLFLAEFQSIPRIFSKYTVKEAKKSHNVPKNRYVDILPYDYNRVQLTTGNGSAGCDYINASFIDGFKELKKYIAAQGPKEETVSNFWRMIWEQQTSIIVMVSRCEEGNRIKCAQYWPSEDRDTEIFEEFIVKLTSEDHYPDYIIRHLSLTNKKDKGSEREVTHIQFMSWPDHGVPEEAQLLLKLRRRVNSFKNFFSGPIVVHCSAGVGRTGTYIGIDAMMESLEAEGRVDIYGYVVMLRRQRCLMVQVEAQYILIHQALLEHTQFGETENTLQELHSTLNTLKQRSSDNEPTLLEDEFERLPNFKNWRTFNTGVTEENKKKNRTSSVIPYDYNRVLLKLDEEKSHESDPDPDDDYDTSSYDDIEDSAKYINASLLSGYWGPHTFISAQTPLPDTVADFWSMILQKRVSIVVMLSDCSQGDEDCVYWGEDKKTVEDIEVETESTDNSPNFILRNMMIHHLKTDAHQQVKHFQFLKWGDKEVPEKPQDLADLIKEIKHRCGYTWPRSTPIIVHCNDGSSRSGAFCALWNLLDNAEKEKMVDVFQVVKTLRKERQGMCPSLEQYQFLYDALEVVYPVQNGDVKAAQNSVQIVNETAEQQASTTRTDHQEAEEGADGDVSTATGEKSSTVTVEV, from the exons ATGGCAGGTTATTTTGGTCTGAATATCCTGCTCTGGGCTGGAATCGTCACTTTGGCCTCCT CCTCCACTACCTCTCCTGCACTCACCACTCATGCAAGCACCGTGACAGAGGCTAATGTCACGCTTTTAGTAGCGCCCCTGACCTCCACTCACAACTCATCATCAAACCTCTCCACCAATCTAAGCCTGAGTTCGACCACCCCAGCCG CTGCCAGTGAGACCACGGTCTCCTTGACGACCCCAACGACCCCGATGGCCCTGACTAACATCTTAGCTATAACAAGCTCAACAAATGCTACCAGTGATG CCCCCacgcagcctcctgcagctccacagt GTTCTTACACTCTGAAGCCCATTCCGTTTGGCTTCAGACTCACCATCAGTAACTTTACAACTGCTGGATTATACAACCTAACTCTGCAGGAGCAGGACGATATGACAGAGACAACATATTCTCCTGATAAAACATCTTTGGACATCTTGGACCTGAAACCCTGCACCAGCTACAGGCACTGGCTCTCTCTCACACTTCAACACAGCGCCATCGACTGCAACCAGAC AAATACCACAGCTACCCTGCAACCGA AGATGGAAGACTTTCAAAATGTCAAATCCTCACCTGGAAGCATCTGTTATCAGAGCAAATGGAACATCCGATCTCTCCTAACTCAACCCAACAACATGCAACTGCGCGACGATGACACTTTCTGCATCAGATACGATTCAAAGGACATTTGCACGAATTTCACAAAAAACGTTTCCACAAGCTGTGGTTCGTTTCCCTTCACCAAATTCATCGATCTTG TTCCAAGTCACATAACTATGAGACGTTTAGGTGTATATCCTGAAAAAATAGAGACAACGTTCCCTCCAAACTGTAAAAACTGGACCGTGGAACACGTCGTCTGTTCAG AAAAGGGAAGCCCCCACCAGAATAAGAGCCTGACAGAGTTGGAGCCCTACACAGACTACAGCTGTGCTGCTGTCGTCACGCGTGGGACCGTCTCCATGTGGACGCAGGACATTGACATCAGGATCAACTGCA ATCTGACAATATATGAATGCAGTAAATCCAATGTTTTAACCAACACCTCCATGAATCTGCACTGGAACTTGACGAGCTCCGTCTGTAAAGACCTTTTTACCCGGTTCAACTTTTCCTACAACTGCTACTGTGACAACCCTGTAAAAG GAAGTAAAGATGTTCCTATAAAGTCTCAGCAAGTATCGTGTTCATTTTCTGCCCTTGATGCCTTCAAAAACTACACATGTGGGATCAATGTCAAATACAAGAAGTTCTCCGTCCTCGGCCGGGTGTTTCTTTATAGGACTGAACCTGGAA TACCAGAAAGGCCACCTCAGCTGCATTTGGATGTTCATGAGCACAATCAGATTACAGTTAAAGTTGATAAAATCAGCAGATTTAACGGACCGTCGAAGTTTTACATTGTGCGCCTGTATGAAGGCAAAACCCATAAGGAAACCAGGAATGGAACCAAGTCGTCATTTGTATTTAAAGATCTCAGTTACTCCACAGAGTACACCGTGCAG GCGTCCACATTCAATGGCCATTTTGAGAGCAGTCCACACACAAGAACCACTTCCACCTTCT ACAATGAACCCGCTCTGATCAATTTTCTGATCTTCCTCATCATCGTCACATCTGTGGCTCTGATACTTGTGGCTTATAAGATTTATgtcctgaagaggaagaggtcccG AGACACCAGTGAAAGCATGATTCTTATACCCAAAACTA ACGATGAAGAAAAGCTGATATTTGTTGAGCCCCTTACATCAGAAACGCTGTTGGATGCCTACAAGAGAAAGATTGCTGATGAAGGAAGACTTTTCCTGGCTGAATTCCAG AGCATCCCAAGAATATTCTCCAAGTACACCGTGAAAGAGGCCAAAAAGTCCCACAATGTCCCTAAGAACCGCTATGTGGACATCCTGCCAT ATGATTATAATCGGGTCCAACTGACCACTGGGAACGGCAGCGCAGGCTGTGACTACATCAACGCCAGCTTTATAGAC GGGTTcaaggaattaaaaaagtacATAGCAGCTCAAG GTCCGAAGGAGGAGACTGTGAGTAACTTTTGGAGGATGATCTGGGAGCAGCAGACCTCCATCATCGTCATGGTTTCACGCTGTGAAGAGGGAAACAGG ATAAAGTGTGCTCAGTACTGGCCATCAGAAGATCGAGACACCGAGATCTTTGAGGAGTTTATAGTAAAGCTGACCTCAGAAGACCACTACCCCGACTACATCATTCGCCATCTGAGTCTAACAAAT aagaaGGATAAGGGTTCAGAGAGGGAGGTGACTCACATCCAGTTCATGAGCTGGCCCGACCACGGCGTTCCCGAGGAGGCGCAACTCCTCCTGAAACTGAGGCGCCGAGTAAACTCATTCAAGAATTTCTTCAGTGGTCCCATCGTCGTCCACTGCAG TGCTGGAGTCGGCAGGACGGGTACCTACATCGGCATCGATGCCATGATGGAGAGTCTGGAGGCCGAAGGAAGGGTGGACATCTACGGCTACGTGGTCATGCTCCGCCGACAAAGATGTCTGATGGTTCAGGTTGAG gCTCAGTACATCCTGATTCACCAGGCGCTGCTGGAGCACACCCAGTTTGGGGAGACCGAGAAcaccctgcaggagctccacaGCACGCTGAACACACTCAAACAGAGAAGCTCCGACAATGAGCCAACTTTACTGGAGGATGAGTTTGAA CGACTCCCTAACTTCAAAAACTGGAGGACCTTCAACACCGGCGTtacagaagaaaacaagaagaagaatcGCACTTCATCCGTCATCCCAT ATGACTACAACAGAGTATTGCTGAAACTCGACGAAGAAAAAAGCCATGAGAGCGATCCCGATCCCGATGACGATTACGATACGTCCTCATACGATGACATCGAGGACAGCGCCAAGTACATCAATGCCTCCCTCTTAAGT GGTTACTGGGGCCCGCACACCTTCATCTCAGCACAGACGCCTCTGCCAGACACTGTGGCTGACTTCTGGTCCATGATTCTCCAGAAAAGAGTATCTATTGTTGTCATGCTCTCCGACTGCTCTCAGGGAGACGAG GACTGTGTTTACTGGGGTGAGGACAAGAAGACAGTTGAGGACATTGAAGTGGAGACTGAGAGCACAGACAACTCCCCCAATTTCATCCTCCGCAACATGATGATCCATCACCTGAAG ACCGACGCGCACCAGCAAGTGAAACACTTCCAGTTCCTGAAGTGGGGGGACAAAGAGGTGCCGGAGAAACCACAAGATCTGGCCGACCTGATCAAGGAGATCAAGCACAGATGTGGCTACACGTGGCCGAGGAGCACGCCCATCATTGTCCACTGCAA CGACGGCTCCTCCCGTTCAGGGGCCTTCTGTGCCCTGTGGAACCTTCTGGACAACGCTGAGAAAGAGAAGATGGTGGATGTTTTCCAGGTGGTCAAGACTCTTCGGAAGGAGAGACAGGGCATGTGCCCCAGTCTG GAGCAGTACCAGTTCTTGTATGATGCACTGGAAGTGGTTTATCCAGTCCAGAACGGGGATGTGAAAGCAGCACAGAACTCTGTCCAGATTGTCAAtgaaacagcagagcagcaggccaGCACTACCCGCACTGACCAccaggaggcagaagagggtGCCGATGGAGACGTTTCCACGGCGACTGGGGAGAAGAGCAGCACTGTCACCGTTGAGGTTTGA
- the LOC105417959 gene encoding uncharacterized protein, whose product MLDMAGYFGLNILLWAGIVTLASPPTQPPAAPQCSYTLKPIPFSLRLTISNFTTAGLYILTLQEQDDMTETTYLPHTTSSYFLNLKPCTSYRHRLALFLQHGIIDCNQTKNTTATLQLKMEDFQNVEFLPGHICYQSKWNIRSLLTQPNNMQLPDNNTFCIRYDSKDICTNFTTNVSTSCGLFPFTKFINLDPSHITMRRLGVYPAKIEPTFPPNCKNWTVEHVVCSEKGSPHQNKSLTELEPYTDYSCAAVVTRGTVSMWTQDIDIRIDCKLTINECSKSNVLTNTSMNLHWNLTSSVCKDLFTRFNFSYNCYCDNPVKGSKDVPLKSQQVSCSFSALDAFKDYTCGINVKYKKFSVLDRVFLYRTEPGNTEPALIRFLVFLVITSGLLILVAYKIYTRRRKRSR is encoded by the exons ATGCTGGATATGGCAGGTTATTTTGGTCTGAATATCCTGCTCTGGGCTGGAATCGTCACTTTGGCCTCCC CCCCCacgcagcctcctgcagctccacagt GTTCTTACACCCTGAAGCCCATTCCGTTTTCCCTCAGACTCACCATCAGTAACTTTACAACTGCTGGATTATACATCCTAACTCTGCAGGAGCAGGACGATATGACAGAGACAACATATTTGCCTCATACAACATCTTCTTACTTCTTGAACCTGAAACCCTGCACCAGCTACAGGCACCGGCTCGCTCTTTTCCTTCAACATGGCATCATCGACTGCAACCAGACTAAAAATACCACAGCTACCCTGCAACTGA AGATGGAAGACTTTCAAAATGTAGAATTCTTACCTGGACACATCTGTTATCAGAGCAAATGGAACATCCGATCTCTCCTAACTCAACCCAACAACATGCAACTGCCCGACAACAACACTTTCTGCATCAGATACGATTCAAAGGACATTTGCACGAATTTCACAACAAACGTTTCCACAAGCTGTGGTTTGTTTCCCTTCACCAAATTCATCAATCTTG ATCCAAGTCACATAACTATGAGACGTTTAGGTGTATATCCTGCAAAAATAGAGCCAACGTTCCCTCCAAACTGTAAAAACTGGACCGTGGAACACGTCGTCTGTTCAG AAAAGGGAAGCCCCCACCAGAATAAGAGCCTGACAGAGTTGGAGCCCTACACAGACTACAGCTGTGCTGCTGTCGTCACGCGTGGGACCGTCTCCATGTGGACGCAGGACATTGACATCAGGATCGACTGCA AACTGACAATAAATGAATGCAGTAAATCCAATGTTTTAACCAACACCTCCATGAATCTGCACTGGAACTTGACGAGCTCCGTCTGTAAAGACCTTTTTACCCGGTTCAACTTTTCCTACAACTGCTACTGTGACAACCCTGTAAAAG GAAGTAAAGATGTTCCTCTAAAGTCTCAGCAAGTATCGTGTTCATTTTCTGCCCTTGATGCCTTCAAAGACTACACGTGTGGGATCAACGTCAAATACAAGAAGTTCTCCGTCCTCGACCGGGTGTTTCTTTATAGGACTGAACCTGGAA aCACTGAACCCGCTCTGATCAGGTTTTTGGTCTTCCTCGTCATCACATCTGGGCTTCTGATACTTGTGGCTTATAAGATTTacaccaggaggaggaagaggtccCGGTGA